In Zingiber officinale cultivar Zhangliang chromosome 1A, Zo_v1.1, whole genome shotgun sequence, a genomic segment contains:
- the LOC122038633 gene encoding uncharacterized protein LOC122038633, which translates to MAAFILSLGSMYTKAGHKNESKNIADSRIYKSWTYESWTWISSGSTEVVINPLVKMIKKTYSRSKLLLVDCLLACKFTICFSRCNVLFNSDFLNARCKRGRFMASLMCLKG; encoded by the exons ATGGCAGCTTTCATTCTATCTTTAGGATCCATG TATACGAAAGCTGGGCataaaaatgagtcaaaaaatATAGCAGATTCAAGGATCTACAAAAGTTGGACATATGAAAGTTGGACATGGATCTCTTCTGGCTCTACTGAAGTAGTGATCAATCCTCTTGTTAAAATGATCAAGAAAACATATAGTAGATCCAAG CTTCTTTTGGTCGACTGCTTGCTTGCTTGCAAATTTACAATTTGTTTCTCAAGATGTAACGTGTTGTTCAACAGTGATTTTCTCAATGCCAG GTGCAAAAGAGGCAGATTTATGGCATCACTAATGTGCTTGAAGGGATAG